DNA from Vitis vinifera cultivar Pinot Noir 40024 chromosome 19, ASM3070453v1:
GGCAGTTTTCAGTTTTGACAATTGATAAAGAGATGCATTTTGGAGCCTCTCCAGCACATTCTTAGTGTCAATATCTTCTAAAAGACTCTCATGGCATGCCTCTTTCAGGTCTTCAATGTCGTACTTATCAGCTGCACGGAGAAGTGGCAGCCTGTGGATCAGAAATTCATCGTGTTGGATATTCCCATAAATGTAATTGAGAAAAGCTTGGCAGGCTTCAATTGACATGTCAGAGATGTTTACGGTGGATAGTTCTTTCTCTTTGAGGTCATGTGAAAACATGCTGCGAAAAACAGGGGATATTGAGGCCAGAACCGCACGATGAGCTCCAATGCTTCCATCAGAAGCATTAATTATAATGTCTGTGTGGATGTTTTCTGACAACATCCGGCCAAGGGATGCAAGAGCTGTTGTACTTGATCTTTTTTGAGCGAATCCTTCAGCCCAGATGGAGCAAGGCTCTCCACCCTGTAGGTTACACCAAGAAGCACATTATCAGTAAATATAGGCATATGGTCccaagtaaaaacaaaccccTTTCGCTTCTAAGTTTCATTATTTCTTTCCATTGGCTATGATCACAAACACATTGAATGATTGATCATACTGCCAGACTTTAAATGTAGCTTACTCTAACTAATTTATTGCCAATTGCATTCATTGTAGGTAAGAACAGGACAATAGAAAGAGCATATTAGAAGCCTACGTTTGGTGATGAAGTCTTCAAATCTAGGAATTCAACGTCGACAATGAATTTCCCAGTTAATGGAACCTCAATCGCCCAAACGAAATCGTCGTTATTCTTGAGCTGCTTGTCTGTTATTTCTGCATGAAAGGGACCCCAAATTATCATGCTTATGTTGGCCAAACATCAAAGAAATGCCGaaacccaaagaaaaacaagGGTATAGGTCAGGGTTCCAAAATCATGACAGAGACCGCCTAATTTCTAGTTACCTGGATGAACCAAAGCCTTGCGATCTCCCACAGAAGAGAGCACTCTGATGATGAAAGACGCAATTGGGGGGTTGTCTCTGGTTAAATTTGATGTTTCCGGGTACAGTTTAACAGATAATGTCCGATTCTTCTCTATAGATAAATGCCTTCAATTCGATCAAACAAGGTTAGATTTTCTTGAGATTCATGGAGAGTAAGAAACTCGGGAGTGAGTGATGGGTATAAAAGAATGATTACCAATTCCACTTGCCGATCTTGAAAGGATCGGACTTGCGGTAAGTGCAGGAAGCCAGGTTGTCGATCCTCCATTGGGCGAGGCGCGACGTGGTTTCGACTCTGTATGCGGAGTCGCTCATCCTAGCGAACGCGAGAGCCGCAGCGATTTCATGGATGCAATCGAAGAGACCATCCAACAACTCTCCGGGCTTTCCCAGGTTTACTTTTCCGCCACGCACCACCGCCACTCTTCATAGAAGCCTCCTCCTTCACTGCACTCAGCGCCCTGAAACCCCAGGATCTTCACCACCGCTCTGTTTGTATTTTTATGATTCAAAAATTGTGTTTGATGTTCCGGGCACGCAAGGATTTTGGGATTGCTTTACGCGATTGAGGAGGAAGTTGCAGAGGCTAATGGGTGCTTAAGGGTTGAAGAGAGAATGTGCAGGTTTGTTGGCTTACACTGCACTTCAGGGGTTGGTTGGTTTATTTATTGGCCATGTTTTTGTATTCTTTCCCATTATTGATTGGGCTTATGTCATGTTGATTATGGATTGCATTTTCATATGCTTGTATTTGTGTTGGAAAAGGCAAgtatttcctttcattttcgaGGCTTCCAAGCAAAGAATCTATTCTCCCTCTAAATTTGGTTTTGCAAAACCTTGATGGGCCTTTGGATTTTATCACCAGTTATCCACTCAATTCCTTACTTTTAGCCTCTCTTTTTCCCTCTTTCGAATTCAATCCTACGTCTCAAGTACAAAGTTAGAGATGAATCCCCTGTgtctataaaatttaatttcaaaattaatttatattagttaattttataaataagaaattaatttattttatatatttttgtaggCAGACGGTTttcaaattactaaaaaaatgattaaattttaatataaaaaataaatatttttttttaatttaaaattttaaagggtCAATTTCTTCATGTGCTACGGTTTCCATTTTAAAGTCGTCTTTTAAATGATTTCCCTATGTGCTAGAATTCATATTCAAATTTGGAAATCATTCAATGAAAACATAACTTCTCATTCTACTCAGCCCCACCTCGTGCTCGTGATTCCATGGCATAGAGTGTCACATATCAGGaaatattttggaattttctttaataaccAAGAACAAGAATAGAAAAGTATATGATAGTGGACCAATTTTTAGCCCCTGCATTAAAAGGTCTGAAATTTGGGGTAATtcgtcataaaaaaaaaaagaggtaggTGGGTCATTTTGTTGAAAGACAGGAAGAGGAAAGGGAAAGGACAGGCAAACCGATATCTTTGAACATTGGAGCTAGTGGGGAGTAAGCATTCCATGATTGGATCACATACATCCTCTGAACCTTTTACTCTTGTACTTATTGGATCATATGGCTGAGATCAAGTGATGATGCAAGGACAAGGACCTCAATGATTGCCTGCCCTTGTATCTACTCAAATCTTTTGAAATACAAAATTAATAGGAAAACCCAAGAGGATACACAGAGCAAGAAAGGTAAGTGTGGTGGGAGCACTGATTTGGAAGGATTGGAATCTTGGGTGGGCTCTGTTGTTTCCATACCTAATTTTTCAGGTTGGAGAGTGTTTTAAGTATAGAAGAAAGGTATCTTTGTGTGGGGCATCCCAAACTTGAATCTTTGCAAAGCATTGTAGCATTGCAAGAAGCCATCATcatcaacaaaaactaaaataatagcACCCCCTTTGTGAATGATTCGATGCAGATGTCTATGGGGACAACAAGCCACAATCATACATGTTTGCAGTTATACAAGGGGCTCTTTAAATGTCTTATTTGTTTGAGGGTGTTAGACAGGGACATATAGAAAGGCTTCAGCCTGAATGCAGCCCAACAACCAAGTACTGAACCTTGGCTTTCGTCCCTATAATGATTCAATGGTCCTTTCAGTTTGTTGCATATGCGTAGACATTGGGATGGGGGTCGGCCTAGCTTTGATATGGAGCAATCTTGTTGAGGCTTCAAAATGCATGCAAATATTTGCTGTTTTAGTATTTGGTTGGCTCAATAATTTGGTTACTAAAGTCGCCCTTCCCTTGGGATGCCTTCGTTGTCATATTAGGAAGACTACGAGAGACTAAATGTCTCTTAACTCGTACTAATCAATGACTAGGCTTGGTCCGTATgatgaataaaatatgtatGGTGGGTGAGCACCATTAGACTTCAGCAAGTAGCAGGTGGCTCCACAGTGCCATAGATATTTTTGGCATATTCATAGTTTGGAGGGGACTTGGGTGGCATACTTCAACTCACATTGGGAAAATGGGTCGTTTAAGTTGCAAAATTGAACATTCAGCACATCAAGCATCTGAAAATTTTGGGCTCATCTTTGCATGGGCTCCATAAACGTTTGTCAATGTGCAGCAGGGTTGGGTCATATTACTTTTTGGACCAAAGcagccaaaaaagaaaaaaagaaaaaaataaaaaaaataaaaaaattcagatGCTCGGGGTTGTCTTGATTCTCTGTTCTTTTCAGATACCTTATGCAAAATCACTGATATTTTGGCCTTCATTCTCCTACTGATATGAAGTGCTTAAATTGGTCTGCTCTAGCATACACAAGGATTCCCCTTTCTTCTTGTCAATTATAGGTAGATAGACTAACATTAATCAGTGAAAATGACAATTGATCAGGCAAAGAAAAACAGGAATGCTGAGAGACAACTGGGCCTACATATATTAACTTGCGTTTCAAAGTTGGAATGGTAGATGGTCTTAGTTCATCCATC
Protein-coding regions in this window:
- the LOC100243007 gene encoding BTB/POZ domain-containing protein At1g55760 — protein: MSDSAYRVETTSRLAQWRIDNLASCTYRKSDPFKIGKWNWHLSIEKNRTLSVKLYPETSNLTRDNPPIASFIIRVLSSVGDRKALVHPEITDKQLKNNDDFVWAIEVPLTGKFIVDVEFLDLKTSSPNGGEPCSIWAEGFAQKRSSTTALASLGRMLSENIHTDIIINASDGSIGAHRAVLASISPVFRSMFSHDLKEKELSTVNISDMSIEACQAFLNYIYGNIQHDEFLIHRLPLLRAADKYDIEDLKEACHESLLEDIDTKNVLERLQNASLYQLSKLKTACLRYLVKFGKIFDIRDDFNAFLQCADRDLIAEVFHEVLTAWKGF